Proteins co-encoded in one Chloroflexota bacterium genomic window:
- a CDS encoding 4Fe-4S ferredoxin, with the protein EPVNRQPVNGRKIDWIKWVIWIPWISLIAWMAFRAGGYSRVDFLHLTENGISVDEPFKYVIYYIVVLLFVGLAAFAGRRAGCHTICWMAPFMMIGRWLHNQFGWASLRLIADASVCSDCKLCAKNCPMSLDVNAMVQLEQMEDLECILCGTCVDNCSRSAIRYAFSADGHFAKR; encoded by the coding sequence GAGCCGGTCAATCGCCAACCGGTCAACGGGCGCAAGATCGACTGGATTAAATGGGTCATCTGGATTCCGTGGATCAGCCTGATCGCCTGGATGGCCTTTCGCGCCGGAGGCTATTCCCGCGTAGATTTTCTACATCTGACGGAAAATGGCATCTCGGTAGATGAACCCTTTAAATATGTGATTTACTATATAGTAGTGTTGCTCTTTGTGGGGCTGGCGGCGTTCGCGGGACGTCGAGCGGGTTGCCACACGATATGCTGGATGGCACCCTTCATGATGATCGGGCGTTGGCTCCACAATCAGTTTGGTTGGGCTTCGCTGCGTCTGATAGCGGATGCCTCGGTGTGCAGTGATTGCAAATTGTGTGCTAAAAATTGCCCCATGAGCCTGGATGTGAATGCGATGGTGCAGCTCGAGCAGATGGAAGACCTGGAATGTATTCTCTGCGGCACTTGTGTAGATAATTGCTCGCGCAGCGCCATTCGTTATGCTTTCAGCGCAGATGGGCATTTTGCAAAAAGATGA
- a CDS encoding HAD family hydrolase has translation MSIITIHQQQFDVDCIIFDKDDTLVKFDAIWLSRTHKWVEAIATNLSLNSTFMYELFDLLGYSPTPPGLRAESPLAIATMDTLNTLAAGVICRYGFPWHEARLQAEICAQNTMNANFTTEEIIPIGNPRRAMEQLARANIRIGIVTSDNRAMTEATLAYLGIADFISAMVCGDDSLPSKPAPEAFWEIARQLEIAPQRMMMVGDTISDMQFAINADAAYRIGVASHSNNILALSAHADAIITSIDEIIAEGG, from the coding sequence ATGAGCATTATCACCATTCACCAGCAACAATTTGATGTAGATTGCATTATCTTTGATAAAGATGACACTCTGGTAAAATTTGACGCCATTTGGTTGTCCCGTACACACAAATGGGTCGAAGCCATCGCGACCAACCTGTCACTGAATTCAACTTTTATGTACGAATTATTCGATCTGCTTGGCTATTCGCCGACTCCCCCTGGCCTGCGCGCCGAAAGCCCCTTGGCCATTGCCACAATGGATACACTCAATACGCTGGCAGCGGGTGTGATCTGCCGGTACGGTTTCCCCTGGCATGAAGCCCGTCTACAAGCCGAAATTTGCGCCCAAAATACGATGAATGCCAATTTTACGACAGAGGAAATTATCCCCATCGGCAATCCCAGAAGAGCAATGGAGCAACTTGCGCGCGCCAATATCCGCATAGGAATCGTTACCAGCGATAACCGCGCCATGACCGAAGCTACATTGGCATATCTTGGTATCGCCGATTTTATCAGTGCGATGGTGTGTGGTGACGATTCGCTGCCCAGCAAACCAGCTCCGGAAGCCTTCTGGGAAATCGCCAGGCAGCTAGAAATTGCCCCCCAGCGCATGATGATGGTTGGCGATACGATCAGCGATATGCAATTTGCTATCAACGCCGACGCTGCTTACCGCATCGGCGTGGCTTCTCATTCTAACAATATCCTCGCACTTTCAGCCCACGCCGATGCGATCATAACTTCAATTGACGAAATTATCGCTGAAGGTGGGTAA
- a CDS encoding ABC transporter substrate-binding protein has protein sequence MSRKKLMSILILLVAFSLFTIAASPAQDPVPPEAPEGTLRVALSTFPNSLFIPLTAERNADNAATQLFDSLVYFNPEGELQPALAESWDISEDGTVYTFYLREGVTFHNGEAFTADDVIATWESGSEVGEWTDKYTLVTVEKVDDNTVTLTTEAPNPELFDTIFDFWAIIPNEYYAEVGLDGFQEHPIGTGPFMFVEWVKGDHITYTANLDYWMEGYPLVETLIFRPIPESATRVAAVSADEVDIVGRLSSEEAASLEGVEGVTVVSYPVTRIFYIAFNNLTTGVDQPTMDAKVRQAMNYAVDVDTIIDALFNGHGVPAAGYVASSELGYGIVDPFGYDSDKAMTLMADAGYADGFEMDMACPAGAYTNFEEVCEAVTGYLAEIGITVNLEIMESGQYWELEAAKELPPLFGDSWSASSGEALRRLTGALGGWDAAYSAWSDPMIDDLLAKISTTVDRDERKALYEELQVYMQEDPPFIYLYEPVAFEAVQDRVMDYYPHSQESYWLFETWVTAE, from the coding sequence ATGTCACGTAAAAAATTAATGAGCATTTTGATCTTGCTAGTCGCTTTCTCGCTCTTTACCATTGCGGCAAGCCCTGCTCAAGACCCCGTACCCCCCGAAGCTCCCGAAGGAACGCTGCGGGTTGCCCTTTCAACTTTCCCCAACTCTCTGTTTATCCCCCTAACAGCTGAACGTAATGCCGACAATGCTGCCACTCAACTTTTTGACAGCCTGGTGTATTTCAATCCAGAGGGCGAACTTCAACCCGCATTGGCAGAAAGCTGGGATATTTCCGAGGATGGCACGGTTTATACATTCTATCTGCGCGAAGGTGTCACCTTCCATAATGGCGAAGCCTTCACCGCTGATGATGTGATTGCCACCTGGGAGTCTGGTTCAGAAGTGGGCGAGTGGACCGACAAATACACCCTCGTGACGGTTGAAAAAGTGGATGACAATACGGTCACGCTGACCACCGAAGCCCCGAATCCGGAATTGTTCGATACAATTTTTGACTTCTGGGCCATTATCCCCAATGAATATTACGCCGAAGTTGGACTGGATGGTTTCCAGGAACACCCGATTGGTACCGGCCCCTTCATGTTCGTGGAATGGGTAAAAGGCGATCATATTACCTATACCGCCAATCTCGACTACTGGATGGAAGGCTACCCGCTGGTTGAAACCCTGATCTTCCGCCCGATCCCCGAATCAGCCACCCGCGTGGCTGCTGTTTCGGCTGATGAAGTGGATATTGTTGGTCGTCTCTCGTCCGAGGAAGCTGCCAGCCTGGAAGGCGTTGAAGGCGTTACCGTTGTTAGCTACCCGGTTACCCGTATTTTCTATATTGCCTTCAACAACCTGACTACAGGTGTAGATCAACCCACCATGGATGCCAAAGTACGTCAGGCGATGAACTACGCCGTAGACGTAGACACCATCATTGATGCACTGTTTAACGGTCATGGCGTTCCAGCGGCTGGTTATGTCGCCTCCAGCGAATTGGGTTATGGTATTGTAGACCCCTTCGGCTATGATTCTGACAAAGCCATGACCTTGATGGCTGATGCCGGTTATGCAGATGGTTTTGAAATGGATATGGCTTGCCCCGCTGGCGCTTATACCAACTTCGAAGAAGTCTGCGAAGCCGTGACCGGTTACCTGGCCGAGATTGGCATTACGGTCAACCTCGAGATCATGGAATCCGGTCAATACTGGGAGCTTGAAGCCGCCAAAGAACTGCCCCCGCTGTTCGGCGATAGCTGGTCGGCAAGCTCTGGCGAAGCACTGCGCCGCCTGACGGGTGCTTTGGGTGGCTGGGATGCGGCTTACTCTGCATGGTCTGACCCGATGATTGATGATCTGTTGGCGAAGATCTCCACCACCGTCGACCGCGACGAGCGCAAGGCGCTGTACGAAGAACTACAAGTTTACATGCAGGAAGATCCGCCCTTCATCTATCTGTATGA